Proteins encoded together in one Amblyomma americanum isolate KBUSLIRL-KWMA chromosome 1, ASM5285725v1, whole genome shotgun sequence window:
- the LOC144113831 gene encoding guanidinobutyrase-like — protein MQHPARWAPLLGRRLAVQLRHLSRRQGSSLNQPLSGNDCPRPGGIATFMRLPYAASAHGLDVAVYGVPFDCGTSNRSGARFGPRQVRCESTLLRPHNMATRTAPYDSLQVADVGDVPVTMYDTQRAVKDIEHFVRGLLKHGCIPVGIGGDHTTTYPVLRAIKEKHGPVGLLHLDAHADVNPTMMHCELAHGTPFYRAVQDGLLDTRRVVQIGLRGSVYGPNEERWSLQHGFHIIQAQECWFKSMAPIMETKVLPVLGAGPVYISFDIDCLDPAFAPGTGTPEIGGLTSAQALEVIRSCKGLNIVGADLVEVSPPYDTSGNTALTAANLLFEMICVLPGVKCLD, from the exons ATGCAGCATCCAGCGAGGTGGGCCCCCCTGCTGGGCCGGCGGCTGGCCGTGCAACTGCGGCACCTGAGCCGGCGCCAGGGATCCAGTTTGAACCAACCGCTGTCGGGCAACGACTGCCCGCGACCCGGCGGCATCGCCACCTTCATGCGCCTCCCGTACGCGGCCTCGGCGCACG GTCTGGACGTGGCCGTTTACGGCGTCCCCTTTGACTGCGGCACATCGAACCGCAGCGGTGCCCGGTTCGGCCCCCGCCAAGTGCGCTGCGAGTCGACGCTCCTGAGGCCCCACAACATGGCCACTC GCACGGCGCCCTACGACTCCCTCCAGGTTGCCGACGTGGGCGACGTGCCGGTCACCATGTACGACACTCAGCGGGCCGTGAAAGACATCGAACATTTCGTGCGGGGTCTGCTAAAACACGGCTGCATACCCGTCGGCATCGGGGGCGACCACACCACGACGTACCCCGTGCTCAGGGCCATCAAG GAGAAGCACGGACCCGTGGGGCTGCTGCACCTGGACGCGCACGCGGACGTGAACCCGACCATGATGCACTGCGAGCTGGCGCACGGCACGCCTTTCTACCGGGCCGTCCAGGACGGCCTGCTGGACACGCGCCGCGTCGTCCAGATTGGCCTGCGCGGCTCTGTCTACGGACCTAACGAGGAGCGCTGGAGCCTGCAGCAC GGCTTCCACATCATCCAGGCGCAGGAATGCTGGTTCAAATCTATGGCGCCCATCATGGAGACCAAGGTGCTGCCCGTGCTGGGCGCCGGCCCCGTCTATATATCTTTCGACATCGATTGTCTGGACCCCGCATTCGCCCCGGGCACTG GCACTCCGGAAATTGGTGGTTTGACAAGCGCGCAAGCGCTCGAGGTCATACGCAGCTGCAAAGGACTCAACATCGTTGGTGCCGATTTAGTTGAG GTTTCGCCACCGTACGACACCAGCGGTAACACTGCACTGACGGCCGCCAACCTGCTCTTCGAAATGATCTGCGTCCTTCCAGGAGTGAAGTGTCTGGACTAG